Proteins encoded in a region of the Anoxybacillus amylolyticus genome:
- a CDS encoding MOSC domain-containing protein, which produces MMDGRAVTTGIYKQPVATPLWLTKTNFVGDGQADLIHHGGRDKAVCAYPSEHFSAWERLYGRPFLAGSFGENITLAGLVEKDVCIGDIFEVGTAILQVSQPRQPCVKLAKRHRLIDLPLHVQTTGYTGFYFRVLQEGTVQAGHSLKLMERSARPFSVEYVNRVYYVEKSNKEAMRAIVAEQALSEDWRRMFLKRLEQ; this is translated from the coding sequence ATGATGGACGGAAGAGCAGTAACGACCGGCATTTACAAACAACCAGTGGCTACGCCGCTTTGGTTGACAAAAACAAATTTTGTCGGCGACGGACAAGCCGATTTAATCCATCACGGCGGACGAGATAAAGCGGTATGTGCGTATCCATCAGAACATTTTTCCGCGTGGGAACGGCTGTATGGTCGCCCCTTTCTTGCAGGATCGTTTGGGGAAAATATAACACTTGCTGGATTAGTAGAAAAAGACGTCTGCATCGGCGATATATTTGAAGTCGGTACCGCTATTCTTCAAGTTTCTCAGCCGCGTCAGCCATGTGTGAAATTAGCGAAACGGCACAGGCTTATTGACTTACCACTTCACGTACAAACGACTGGCTACACTGGCTTTTATTTTCGGGTGTTACAAGAAGGAACCGTTCAAGCAGGACATTCGCTTAAATTAATGGAACGGAGCGCACGTCCATTTTCTGTTGAATATGTCAACCGTGTTTATTATGTCGAGAAGAGCAATAAAGAAGCGATGCGTGCGATTGTTGCGGAACAAGCGTTGTCGGAAGATTGGCGTCGCATGTTTCTAAAACGGCTAGAACAATAA
- a CDS encoding thioredoxin family protein, producing the protein MPAVESTMFPLGKQAPSFALVNAIDGNVVRLEDIKSDVATVIMFICNHCPFVKHVQHELVRLANDYQPKGVTFVAINSNDVEKYPDDSPENMKKVAEEFGYPFPYLFDETQEVAKAYQAACTPDFYVFDRELKCVYRGQLDDSRPGNNVPVTGASIRAALDALLSGHPVPELQKPSIGCSIKWRN; encoded by the coding sequence ATGCCAGCAGTGGAATCGACGATGTTTCCGTTAGGAAAACAAGCGCCATCTTTTGCGCTAGTAAATGCAATAGATGGCAATGTTGTGCGGTTAGAAGACATCAAATCGGACGTCGCGACGGTGATTATGTTTATTTGCAACCATTGTCCGTTTGTGAAGCACGTGCAGCACGAGCTTGTTCGTCTAGCGAACGATTATCAGCCAAAAGGGGTGACGTTTGTCGCCATTAACTCAAATGACGTAGAAAAATATCCAGACGATTCTCCGGAAAATATGAAAAAAGTAGCGGAAGAGTTCGGGTATCCGTTCCCGTATTTATTTGATGAAACGCAAGAAGTCGCAAAAGCGTATCAAGCGGCATGCACGCCAGATTTTTACGTCTTTGACCGTGAACTAAAATGCGTATACCGCGGGCAACTAGATGACTCTAGACCAGGAAACAATGTCCCAGTGACAGGCGCTTCCATTCGTGCAGCGTTGGATGCGTTATTAAGCGGACATCCAGTACCAGAGCTGCAAAAACCGAGCATCGGCTGCAGCATCAAATGGAGAAATTAA
- a CDS encoding cold-shock protein has translation MNTGTVKWFNAEKGFGFIATEGGNDVFVHFTAIQGDGFKTLEEGQKVTFDIINGNRGPQAANVRKG, from the coding sequence ATGAACACAGGTACAGTAAAATGGTTTAATGCAGAAAAAGGATTTGGCTTTATTGCAACAGAAGGCGGAAACGACGTATTCGTTCACTTCACTGCAATCCAAGGCGACGGATTTAAAACGCTTGAAGAAGGACAAAAAGTGACATTTGACATTATCAACGGAAACCGTGGTCCACAAGCGGCAAACGTTCGAAAAGGATAA